In Chroogloeocystis siderophila 5.2 s.c.1, the DNA window ATCTTCAGGAAGTTGAGGCGATTACAAAGATTCAGTGGACTGATGATATTACTTATGGTGATGTTCACTTGCAAGGGGAAATAGAACAGTGTACGTATAACTTTGAAGCGTCAAATCCAGAGTTGTTGTTTACCTTGTTTAATCTGTACGAACAAGAAGCACAACAGCTTACTGAAAGAGGATTGATTTTACCGAGTTTAGATTATGTATTGAAGTGTTCGCATACCTTTAACCTGCTAGATGCACGAGGAGTGATCGCTGTCACGGAACGAACTCGATATATTGCTAGAATCCGTAGCTTAGCAAGAAAAATCGCTCAGCTTTATGTACAGCAAAGAGAAACCCTCGGTTTCCCGCTATTGAAAGGAAAAGGAGGCGTTGCGGCTCATGTTTAACTTCATGGAAGGGTTAGAAGCGATCGCCAGATGGTTTCGCAGTTTAGGAATACCAGAACCGATTGTGCACTGGGGACACCCAGCGATGATGGCAATTGTTCTATTTGTTATGGGTAGCTTTGTCGGATATGCAGGATGGCGGGGACGAGTTGCGACAAATAAAGCTGTTGCGAGTAAAAGTTTGGCAGATCATCGCACATTAGCACCGTGGATGTTTTTATTTATGGCTCTTGGTTATACCGGTGGGGTGTTATCTTTAGTGATGCAACGTCAGCCGATTATGGAAAGTTCGCATTTTTGGACAGGTTCAAGTTTACTGGTGTTGTTGTTAGTCAATGCGGCGATCGCGCTGTTTGGTTTTGGACGCGATAAAGGTACACTACGCACAATTCACGCCTATCTAGGAAGTACCGCGCTTGGTTTAATGGTGCTTCATGCTGTATTCGGGCTGAAATTAGGGTTAGCAATTTAATAACGCAGATGAACGCAGCTATTTTGTGCTTGGCTTTTATTGCAGGTTTGTTATCTACAACTTTTGAGTGGGGAGGATATGCAGTTTTAGCGATCGGGATAGTTGCATTTATCTTTGTGAAACGTTTCTGGCGTGGTAGTCCTAAACCCCACGTTTGGTTAATCGCTGGAATCATTGGCTTGTTAGCGAGTTTATACTTTCAAGCACGAACACCACAGCCAGCAACAAATGATATTAGTCGATTAATTACAAACCAACAGCAGGTTGTTACTGTTCAGGGAGAAATTACGAGTACGCCACGTTTGACTCGCAGTCAACGCGGACAATTTTGGTTAGCCGCAAGTTGGTTAGAAGAAAACAAAGTTACGGGAAAAGTTTACGTTACTGTACCTCTACTCCAAGCGACAGGGTTATATCCTGGGCAAAAAATTGTAGTTAGTGGTGTTTTATATCAACCAGCAACGGCGACAAATCCAGGCGGCTTTGATTTTCGCGCGTATTTAGCAAGAGAGGGTGCATTTGCGGGTTTGAGTGGGCGACGAGTTGAAATTGCGCAAGGACAAGAAACTCCTAATTGGGGATGGTGGAAAATTCGCCAAAAAATCGTGCGATCGCAAGTACGGTGGTTAGGCAGTCCCTCTGGACCACTTGTCAGTTCGATGGTAATGGGTGGAAGGGCGGTTGATTTACCTTATGATATTCGTGACTTGTTTGTACAAGTGGGGTTAGCCCATGCTTTAGCTGCATCAGGATTTCAAACTTCGTTGATTTTAGGTGTGATGCTAGGGCTGTTACGGCGGTTTTCAGTAGTGCTGCAAACAGTTTTTGCAGGAGGTGCATTACTACTTTTTTTGGGATTAACAGGTGTACAGCCATCGGTGTTGCGCGCTGTTGTCATGGGATTTGCGGTACTTGTTGCGATTGGGACAAAGCGAAAAGTTAAGCCTTTGGGCTCGTTATTGTTTGCTGCAACTCTATTGTTAATCTTCAATCCGCTGTGGATTTGGGATTTAGGATTTCAACTGAGTTTTTTGGCTACTTTAGGATTAATCGTTACAGTACCGCCGTTGATTAAATGTTTAGATTGGCTACCTGTGGTGATCGCCGCCTTAATTGCAGTTCCTCTTTCAGCCGCTTTATGGACTTTACCTTTGCAACTTCAGGTGTTTGGTGTTGTTCCGCTGTATAGTTTGGCAGTCAATATCTTAAGTACACCACTGATATCAGTTATCAGCATTGGTGGAATTATAAGTGCGATCGCATGTCTCATTTATCCGCTTGCAGGCAGTGCTTTAGCTTGGTTATTGTATTACCCAACTCATTTTTTGATTGGGTTAGTAGAATTTTTTGCGCAATTACCTGGAAATTCAATCGCTGTAGGTAAAATTTCTGTTTGGCAGTTACTCATCGTTTACGCGTTAATCATTTTAGCTTGGTTACAACCCTCCTGGTGGCAAAAACGTTCGTGGTTAATAGGAGTCATGATAATAGGCATCATTTTGATTCCAATATGGCATAATCAAGCTACTGTATTTCGGGCAACAATCCTTGCAACGAGCGATCCTGTGTTAGTTCTACAAGATCAAGGTAAAGTTTTACTCGTGAATAGTGGAAATAGGAACACTGTGCAATTTAGCATATTGCCATTTTTGCAGCAGCAAGGTGTCAATCAGATTGAGTGGGCGATCGCTACTGACAGAAAAACAAATCACCGTAGTTGGGAAGAAATAAGTCAGCGCTTGCCAGTGAGAAATTTTTATACTTCAACCGAAAAACAAACATCAGTTGCAGGTGCTACAAAAATACAAATTGACAATGATGTACTGCAGTTACAGATCAAAGAGCAAACATGGATATTACTCGATGATGTTGCACCTGAGAAGCAACAGCATCTGGCTTTCACAAAAAAATTGCCGCGTGCGCAGGTGCTGTGGTGGTCTGGAGAGGTTTTGGAAAAGGAAGTGATTGAGGCAGTAAAACCAGAAGTTGCGATCGCTTCGGCTATCGATGTTGATACTGACACTATGACGCTACTCAATCAAAGCAAAATTCCGCTTTTTTGGACAGGAAGAGATGGTGCGATTCAGTGGACACCCGAAAAAGGATTTAGGGCAACAGTAGATGAAGCAGAAAATAGTGCTGCGTTGCTATAAAAAAAACCTTGATTCGTGATAGTATTGTTTACAATAAGGCAAAATTCTGCCTATTGGAGAGGTGGCAGAGTGGTTGAATGCGACGCACTCGAAATGCGTTATGGCGGCAACGTCATCGTGGGTTCAAATCCCACCCTCTCCGTTTGTTAGTTGTTTAACGTAAGTTATTGAGTTGTGACACCACAAAACCTGCTGGTGTGAAGTCATGCTGATTAAAAATGAGCTAATCGAAGTTGAAACCGCTGAGGGAGTTAGTATTTATAACATTACGCCCCAGATTAAGACAATCCTTGCTACTACCGCGATTCAAAATGGTCAAGTATTAGTTTTTTCGCGACATACAACGACGGCTTTGGCGATTAATGAGAACGAGGAGAGATTGCTACACGATATCAAGGTACATTTGGAGAAGTTAGCGCCTCCTGATGAGAAGTACTTACATAACGATTTGCATTTGCGAGTTGTTCCACCGGATGAACCGATGAATGCACACTCGCACTTGATGGCGATGATGCTGAGTAGTAGCGAAGTTATTCCAGTTGTGGATGGAAAACTTGCGCTGGGGACTTGGCAATCGGTGTTGTTTTTTGATTTAGATGGTCCGCGGACAAGAAGTGTATTTGTTCAAGTAAGCGGAGAGTAAGTTATTGCGATCGCATTTCTTGCTGGCGCATTGGCATAGCATCGATTTGCTGAAAGATGGCGGTGGGCTTTACAGGAGTAGTTTCGCGGCGTTTAGCTGTACCATCTTTGCCAACGAGAATCAGGCTGAAGTCGTCGCCAATATTAAATTGTTGTTTGATTTGGGTGACTTCTTCTGGGTTAATCGGATCGCCATTGATGCGGCTTGTACCGTTGGCGAAGAGTTCAATCAAGAGCAAGTCGCGGTCGGCAAATTCTGCGGTTTGATTTGAGAATAATTGCATTTGCTGTTGGTATTCTGGGGTGTTTTCTGAGGAGGCGGATACTAGCAGCAGGCGGTTTTTCCATTGGTAGGATTGAAGGTTGAGCATAGCGGGTGTTTGTTTGGCGATTGCTGTAGTGGGATTGATAAAAAGGGTTAGTAGAAGCAGGATGAGTTGGGTCATAGGTTTGAGGTAACGAACCACTTCAGACACTACAGAGTGCCAAGTAAAGAGGTAGGGAGGTCTTTTGGTGTGATTTTAGCCTAGGTAGGCTTTTTTGACTTGTTCGTTGTTGAGGAGGTTTGTGGCTTTGTCGGTGAGGGTGATGCAGCCTGCTTCTAGTACGTAGCCGCGATCGCTGATTTGCAGGGCGAGGTTGGCGTTTTGTTCGACGAGGAGGATAGTGACGCCAGTGGTGCGGAGGTTTTGGATGATGGAGAAGATTTCGCGGACGATCGCGGGGGCGAGTCCGAGGCTAGGTTCGTCTAAGAGTAGGAGTTTGGGTTTGCTCATGAGGGCGCGGGCGATCGCAAGCATTTGTTGTTCGCCACCGCTAAGGGTTCCTGCAAGTTGGTTGCGGCGCTCAAATAGACGTGGAAAAATCTCGAATTGATGATTGATATCGGCTTTAACGATTGCAGAGTCAGGGCGGGTATATGCACCAAGTTTTAAGTTGTCGAGAACAGTTTGACGGGCGAGGACTCGTCTTCCTTCGGGACAATGCGCGATACCATTTTGCACAACTTTGTATGCAGGATAACGAGTGATGTCGCGTTTATCGTAATAGATTTGTCCGCTGCGACAATTGACAAGTCGAGAGATTGCACGTAGTGTGGTAGTTTTTCCTGCACCATTTGCACCAATTAAGGTAACAACTTCACCTGACTTAACAACAATATCGATATTTTTTAGTGCTTGAACACCACCATAATTAACTGACAAGTTTTTGATTTCTAGCAAGTAATCAGTAGGATAAATGACTTCTTTATGATTACCTAAGCTCACGATCCTACTCCTAGGTAAGCTTCGATCACGGCTGGATCAGTTCTAACTTTTTCTGGTTGACCTAGCGCAATCAACTGACCAAAATCTAAAACGGCAATGCGATCGCATAATCCCATAACAAGTGGTACGTGATGTTCAATTAATATAATAGTTAAATTCAACTCTGTAGCAATTTGCCGAATAAATTTGCTTAAGCTTTGTTTTTCTTTGAGGTTCATTCCTGCTGCTGGTTCGTCTAGAAGTAGAATTTGTGGTTCTAACGCTAATGCACGAGCAATTTCTAGTCTGCGTTGATCGCCGTAAGGTAAATTACGGGCTTTTTCTGAAATGCGACCGCTTAAACCAACTAAAGCAAGTAGTTCTAAGGCTTTTTGTTTATTTTTCTGTTCTTCTTTTGGTGCAGGTGGTAAACCTAAAACACCAGTGAATACGTTACTATTAATATGAATATGTCGGGCAACACTTATATTTTCTATTGCAGTAAG includes these proteins:
- a CDS encoding DUF4079 domain-containing protein, coding for MFNFMEGLEAIARWFRSLGIPEPIVHWGHPAMMAIVLFVMGSFVGYAGWRGRVATNKAVASKSLADHRTLAPWMFLFMALGYTGGVLSLVMQRQPIMESSHFWTGSSLLVLLLVNAAIALFGFGRDKGTLRTIHAYLGSTALGLMVLHAVFGLKLGLAI
- a CDS encoding ComEC/Rec2 family competence protein gives rise to the protein MNAAILCLAFIAGLLSTTFEWGGYAVLAIGIVAFIFVKRFWRGSPKPHVWLIAGIIGLLASLYFQARTPQPATNDISRLITNQQQVVTVQGEITSTPRLTRSQRGQFWLAASWLEENKVTGKVYVTVPLLQATGLYPGQKIVVSGVLYQPATATNPGGFDFRAYLAREGAFAGLSGRRVEIAQGQETPNWGWWKIRQKIVRSQVRWLGSPSGPLVSSMVMGGRAVDLPYDIRDLFVQVGLAHALAASGFQTSLILGVMLGLLRRFSVVLQTVFAGGALLLFLGLTGVQPSVLRAVVMGFAVLVAIGTKRKVKPLGSLLFAATLLLIFNPLWIWDLGFQLSFLATLGLIVTVPPLIKCLDWLPVVIAALIAVPLSAALWTLPLQLQVFGVVPLYSLAVNILSTPLISVISIGGIISAIACLIYPLAGSALAWLLYYPTHFLIGLVEFFAQLPGNSIAVGKISVWQLLIVYALIILAWLQPSWWQKRSWLIGVMIIGIILIPIWHNQATVFRATILATSDPVLVLQDQGKVLLVNSGNRNTVQFSILPFLQQQGVNQIEWAIATDRKTNHRSWEEISQRLPVRNFYTSTEKQTSVAGATKIQIDNDVLQLQIKEQTWILLDDVAPEKQQHLAFTKKLPRAQVLWWSGEVLEKEVIEAVKPEVAIASAIDVDTDTMTLLNQSKIPLFWTGRDGAIQWTPEKGFRATVDEAENSAALL
- a CDS encoding secondary thiamine-phosphate synthase enzyme YjbQ, with the translated sequence MLIKNELIEVETAEGVSIYNITPQIKTILATTAIQNGQVLVFSRHTTTALAINENEERLLHDIKVHLEKLAPPDEKYLHNDLHLRVVPPDEPMNAHSHLMAMMLSSSEVIPVVDGKLALGTWQSVLFFDLDGPRTRSVFVQVSGE
- a CDS encoding DUF4174 domain-containing protein, whose product is MTQLILLLLTLFINPTTAIAKQTPAMLNLQSYQWKNRLLLVSASSENTPEYQQQMQLFSNQTAEFADRDLLLIELFANGTSRINGDPINPEEVTQIKQQFNIGDDFSLILVGKDGTAKRRETTPVKPTAIFQQIDAMPMRQQEMRSQ
- a CDS encoding ABC transporter ATP-binding protein, giving the protein MLEIKNLSVNYGGVQALKNIDIVVKSGEVVTLIGANGAGKTTTLRAISRLVNCRSGQIYYDKRDITRYPAYKVVQNGIAHCPEGRRVLARQTVLDNLKLGAYTRPDSAIVKADINHQFEIFPRLFERRNQLAGTLSGGEQQMLAIARALMSKPKLLLLDEPSLGLAPAIVREIFSIIQNLRTTGVTILLVEQNANLALQISDRGYVLEAGCITLTDKATNLLNNEQVKKAYLG
- a CDS encoding ABC transporter ATP-binding protein; this translates as MDEEVDLKHNEPILEAQQLTRHFGGLVAVNQVSFTVNKHEIFGLIGPNGAGKTTLFNLMTGLIQPSSGKLLYCGQEILKLRPHQIASKGIARTFQNIRLFGELTAIENISVARHIHINSNVFTGVLGLPPAPKEEQKNKQKALELLALVGLSGRISEKARNLPYGDQRRLEIARALALEPQILLLDEPAAGMNLKEKQSLSKFIRQIATELNLTIILIEHHVPLVMGLCDRIAVLDFGQLIALGQPEKVRTDPAVIEAYLGVGS